A single Blastococcus colisei DNA region contains:
- a CDS encoding FhaA domain-containing protein: MGVLQRFERRLEGMVGLAFARLFKGKVHPAEIAQALQREADEQRSVMGEGRVLAPNVYVVTLGRTDFEHLGQWSDQLAGELADMVSEHIDDEGYQVFDKVTVRLEQDTDLPTGVFEVSSHVADPARPPSRDDFAVAAPPRPQAGAHPPLPPLPPLRGRIATDTGKQGPSFTGRAGNRPGVTHVLVVDGPGTRHELSTGRNVIGRGTEADIRLPDTGVSRKHVDVVLDGGTATVEDLGSTNGTLVNGRRVSRHALSDGDVIRIGHSVLVYRQDGQ, from the coding sequence GTGGGCGTGCTGCAGCGCTTCGAGCGCCGCCTCGAGGGCATGGTCGGGTTGGCCTTCGCCCGCCTCTTCAAGGGCAAGGTGCACCCGGCCGAGATCGCGCAGGCCCTCCAACGCGAGGCCGACGAGCAGCGCTCGGTCATGGGCGAGGGCCGCGTGCTCGCACCGAACGTCTACGTCGTGACGCTGGGGCGCACCGATTTCGAGCACCTCGGGCAGTGGTCGGACCAGCTGGCCGGCGAGCTCGCCGACATGGTGTCCGAGCACATCGACGACGAGGGCTACCAGGTCTTCGACAAGGTCACCGTCCGGCTCGAGCAGGACACCGACCTCCCCACAGGGGTCTTCGAGGTCAGCTCGCACGTCGCCGACCCGGCCCGTCCCCCGTCGCGCGACGACTTCGCGGTCGCCGCTCCCCCGCGACCCCAGGCCGGTGCTCACCCACCGCTGCCGCCGCTGCCGCCGCTGCGTGGACGGATCGCCACCGACACCGGCAAGCAGGGCCCCTCGTTCACCGGCCGCGCGGGCAACCGTCCCGGCGTCACCCACGTCCTGGTCGTCGACGGCCCGGGCACCCGGCACGAGCTGTCCACCGGCCGGAACGTCATCGGCCGCGGCACGGAGGCCGACATCCGGCTGCCCGACACCGGGGTGAGCCGCAAGCACGTCGACGTCGTCCTCGACGGCGGCACGGCGACCGTCGAGGACCTCGGTTCCACCAACGGCACGCTCGTGAACGGCCGGCGGGTCAGCCGGCATGCGCTCTCCGACGGCGACGTCATCCGGATCGGCCACTCGGTGCTGGTGTACCGCCAGGACGGCCAGTGA
- a CDS encoding PP2C family protein-serine/threonine phosphatase has product MSLVLRYAARSDRGLIRGNNQDSVYAGPRLLAVADGMGGHAAGDVASKVVIAALEHLDDDAPSGDMLQAMRQAVFEGSEHLREVIRESPQLEGMGTTLTAILFAGGRLALCHVGDSRAYLVRDGQLSQITHDDTFVQTLIDDGRITAEEANSHPQRSLLLRALNGQEVEPDLSMREVRDGDRYLLCSDGLSGVVSEETLAAALKDPDPQSTADRLIELALRSGGPDNITVIVADVVEDTGGRGRLDPVVDGAAGDNVGQRQVDNRSAAGRAALADPQPPSPPPPTPPTGGGPSARRRPMRLLLVAVAALVVLVAGAVGTYVWALGHWFVGVAGTGDEESVAVFRGLDVSLVGFDLFELDQDTGMALSDLTSAARSRVRGGITADDEADADRILAALRDQRLPLCPTSGSVQPTPTPTPTPTPAPVEPTPGATGIPVPTESAPGDGSPSPTTSARTTASSEPGVNCREAG; this is encoded by the coding sequence ATGAGCCTCGTCCTGAGGTATGCGGCGCGCTCGGACCGGGGCCTGATCCGCGGCAACAACCAGGACTCGGTCTACGCCGGCCCCCGTCTGCTCGCCGTCGCCGACGGCATGGGTGGGCACGCGGCGGGCGACGTCGCCAGCAAGGTCGTCATCGCCGCGCTGGAGCACCTCGACGACGACGCCCCCTCCGGCGACATGCTGCAGGCGATGCGCCAGGCCGTCTTCGAGGGCAGCGAGCACCTGCGCGAGGTCATCCGCGAGTCCCCCCAGCTCGAGGGCATGGGAACCACGCTCACCGCCATCCTCTTCGCCGGCGGCCGGCTGGCCCTGTGCCACGTCGGCGACTCCCGGGCCTATCTCGTCCGCGACGGCCAGCTCTCCCAGATCACGCACGACGACACGTTCGTGCAGACCCTGATCGATGACGGCCGGATCACCGCCGAGGAGGCCAACAGCCATCCCCAGCGGTCGCTGCTGCTGCGGGCCCTCAACGGGCAGGAGGTCGAGCCCGACCTCTCGATGCGCGAGGTGCGGGACGGCGACCGCTACCTGCTGTGCTCCGACGGGCTGTCGGGCGTGGTCAGCGAGGAGACCCTCGCCGCGGCTCTCAAGGACCCCGACCCCCAGTCGACCGCGGACCGGCTCATCGAGCTGGCCCTGCGCAGCGGCGGGCCGGACAACATCACCGTGATCGTCGCCGACGTCGTCGAGGACACCGGCGGCCGCGGGCGGCTGGATCCCGTCGTCGACGGTGCCGCCGGCGACAACGTCGGCCAGCGACAGGTGGACAACCGCTCGGCCGCCGGCCGGGCGGCGCTCGCCGATCCGCAGCCTCCGTCCCCTCCACCACCCACACCGCCGACGGGCGGCGGCCCCTCCGCCCGCCGCCGCCCGATGCGACTTCTCCTGGTGGCGGTGGCAGCCCTCGTCGTGCTCGTGGCGGGGGCGGTCGGTACGTACGTGTGGGCCCTCGGGCACTGGTTCGTGGGCGTGGCGGGCACCGGCGACGAGGAGTCGGTCGCCGTGTTCCGGGGGCTGGACGTGTCCCTCGTCGGCTTCGACCTCTTCGAGCTCGACCAGGACACCGGCATGGCGCTCAGCGACCTCACCTCCGCAGCGCGCAGCCGGGTGCGGGGCGGCATCACCGCCGACGACGAGGCCGACGCCGACCGCATCCTCGCTGCGCTGCGCGACCAGCGGCTCCCGTTGTGCCCGACGAGTGGCTCCGTCCAGCCGACACCGACACCGACACCGACACCGACGCCGGCACCGGTCGAGCCCACGCCGGGGGCGACGGGTATCCCGGTCCCCACCGAGTCCGCGCCCGGCGACGGCAGCCCGTCCCCGACCACGTCGGCCCGGACGACGGCCTCGTCCGAGCCAGGGGTGAACTGCCGGGAGGCCGGCTAG
- a CDS encoding FHA domain-containing protein FhaB/FipA has product MSEIVLQVFRFGFLLLLWLFIFAAFRVVRADLFGGRTGRVTSVPPRAAAAVTGRKRGHRGPKTLVVTAGPLTGTKITLGDQPILIGRADDSTLVLTDDFASSRHARLTNRGGQWYVEDLGSTNGTYLDQQRVQGPLLVGPGQPIRIGQTALELRT; this is encoded by the coding sequence ATGAGCGAGATCGTCCTGCAGGTCTTCCGCTTCGGGTTCCTGCTGCTGCTCTGGCTGTTCATCTTCGCGGCCTTCCGCGTCGTGCGCGCCGACCTGTTCGGCGGTCGCACGGGCCGCGTGACCTCCGTGCCTCCCCGGGCCGCGGCGGCGGTCACGGGCAGGAAGCGCGGACACCGCGGCCCGAAGACCCTCGTGGTCACCGCCGGTCCGCTGACCGGCACGAAGATCACCCTCGGCGACCAGCCGATCCTCATCGGCCGGGCCGACGACTCGACCCTGGTGCTCACCGACGACTTCGCCAGTTCCCGCCACGCCCGCCTGACCAACCGGGGCGGCCAGTGGTACGTGGAGGACCTCGGCTCCACCAACGGCACCTACCTCGACCAGCAGCGCGTCCAGGGGCCGTTGCTGGTGGGTCCCGGTCAGCCGATCCGCATCGGGCAGACTGCCCTGGAGCTGCGTACGTGA
- a CDS encoding peptidoglycan D,D-transpeptidase FtsI family protein, translated as MNAPLRKVAISVLVLFTLLIINVNYIQVVRSDELRNNRSNTRVLAAEYDRERGAIVVAGTAIAESVPTDGRLKYLRQYPQGELYAAVTGYHSLIYNNWQLERAENDVLSGSDSRLTLRRLADLFTGRDPSGGDVITTLDPETQVAAMAGLEGVTGAVVALDPSTGAILAMASTPTYDPGLLSSHDPEAIRAYWAELEAADPDPRLNRAIDDNYPPGSLFKVIVAAAALEDGLSPDTVVPAPRELPLPDSTRTIPNFGGSACSPSGEQSLLDALTISCNTAFAQLGIDLGEERVREMAEAFGMDGEGFEIPLGVAPSGVGDIVDDAALAQTSIGQRDVRMTPLQAALVAATVANDGVQMKPYLVDELQAPDLTVIDSTEPEEWREPISADVADQLTEMMRSVVENGSGRAARIPGVEVAGKTGTAQVAPDVPDHNWFMGFAPADDPQIAVAVFVANGGGTGGDISAPIARQVMQAYLEGQGG; from the coding sequence GTGAACGCACCCCTGCGCAAGGTCGCCATCAGCGTGCTGGTGCTGTTCACGCTGCTGATCATCAACGTCAACTACATCCAGGTGGTCCGCTCCGACGAGCTGCGCAACAACCGCTCGAACACCCGGGTGCTGGCCGCGGAGTACGACCGGGAGCGCGGCGCGATCGTCGTCGCCGGCACCGCCATCGCCGAGTCGGTGCCCACCGACGGCCGGCTGAAGTACCTGCGGCAGTACCCCCAGGGCGAGTTGTACGCCGCGGTCACCGGGTACCACTCGCTGATCTACAACAACTGGCAGCTCGAGCGGGCCGAGAACGACGTGCTCTCCGGCTCCGACAGCCGGCTGACCCTGCGCCGGCTGGCCGACCTGTTCACCGGCCGGGACCCGTCCGGCGGCGACGTCATCACGACCCTCGACCCCGAGACGCAGGTCGCCGCCATGGCCGGGCTGGAAGGCGTCACGGGCGCGGTCGTCGCGCTCGACCCGTCGACCGGCGCCATCCTCGCCATGGCCAGCACGCCGACCTACGACCCGGGACTGCTGTCCAGCCACGATCCGGAGGCCATCCGCGCGTACTGGGCGGAGCTCGAGGCCGCGGATCCCGATCCGCGGCTGAACCGGGCCATCGACGACAACTACCCCCCGGGCTCGCTGTTCAAGGTGATCGTCGCCGCCGCCGCCCTCGAGGACGGGCTGAGCCCGGACACGGTCGTGCCGGCCCCCCGCGAGTTGCCGCTGCCCGACAGCACCCGGACCATCCCCAACTTCGGCGGCTCCGCCTGCAGCCCCAGCGGCGAGCAGTCGCTCCTCGATGCGCTCACCATCTCCTGCAACACCGCCTTCGCCCAGCTCGGGATCGATCTGGGCGAGGAACGGGTACGCGAGATGGCCGAGGCGTTCGGGATGGACGGCGAGGGTTTCGAGATCCCGCTGGGCGTCGCGCCCAGCGGCGTCGGCGACATCGTGGACGACGCCGCACTCGCGCAGACCTCGATCGGCCAGCGCGATGTCCGCATGACGCCGCTGCAGGCGGCACTGGTGGCGGCCACGGTGGCCAACGACGGCGTCCAGATGAAGCCCTACCTGGTCGACGAGCTGCAGGCGCCCGACCTCACGGTGATCGACTCCACCGAGCCCGAGGAGTGGCGCGAGCCGATCTCCGCCGACGTCGCCGACCAGCTGACCGAGATGATGCGCAGCGTCGTCGAGAACGGGTCCGGCCGTGCCGCGCGCATCCCGGGCGTCGAGGTGGCGGGCAAGACCGGTACCGCCCAGGTCGCGCCGGACGTGCCCGACCACAACTGGTTCATGGGCTTCGCGCCCGCCGACGACCCGCAGATCGCCGTCGCCGTGTTCGTGGCCAACGGTGGCGGCACCGGCGGAGACATCTCCGCGCCGATCGCCCGCCAGGTGATGCAGGCCTACCTCGAGGGGCAGGGCGGCTGA
- a CDS encoding FtsW/RodA/SpoVE family cell cycle protein translates to MAGPETDPRAPAAGTAVPTRRGTEAALLGFAVLITVVAQAIVDLTITGSLRPEMAGFSAWITALWVVAHLVVRKWASYADPLLLPAVALLVGLGLTVIHRLDLAAGQVDSDVTREDAPVQLVWATLGVALFVAFLVIVRDHRTLSRYAYTLALGGLALLAIPAVLPASLSEVNGAKIWIRVAGFSIQPGEFAKICLIVFFAAYLVDKRDVLALASRRVAGLELPRGRDLGPVLVAWILSILVLVFERDLGSSLLLFGIFVVMLYVATERSSWLLIGVGLFAGGAFIAYNVFAHVQARVDTWLDPFAYQDGAGYQLVQSLFGLGTGGIFGAGLGGGRPDQVPVAKSDFIASAVGEELGLFGLVAVIVVYLILVERGLRTSLVVRDAFGKLLAAGLAFAVAWQVFVVLGGVTGLLPLTGLTTPFLAYGGSSLVANFVLVALLVRISDAARRPATPQAAPPVRLGDAPTEVVTP, encoded by the coding sequence ATGGCCGGCCCGGAGACCGACCCCCGTGCACCCGCCGCGGGCACCGCCGTCCCCACGCGGCGGGGTACCGAGGCGGCCCTGCTCGGGTTCGCGGTGCTCATCACCGTCGTGGCGCAGGCCATCGTCGACCTGACGATCACCGGGTCACTGCGTCCGGAGATGGCCGGGTTCAGCGCCTGGATCACCGCCCTGTGGGTGGTCGCGCACCTGGTCGTGCGCAAGTGGGCGTCCTACGCCGACCCGCTGCTGCTCCCCGCGGTCGCGCTCCTGGTGGGCCTCGGGCTCACGGTCATCCATCGCCTCGACCTCGCCGCCGGGCAGGTCGACAGCGACGTCACCCGTGAGGACGCCCCCGTCCAGCTGGTGTGGGCCACCCTCGGCGTCGCGCTCTTCGTCGCCTTCCTGGTGATCGTCCGCGATCACCGCACCCTCTCCCGCTACGCGTACACGCTCGCGCTGGGCGGTCTGGCGCTCCTCGCCATCCCGGCCGTGCTGCCGGCCTCCCTGTCGGAGGTCAACGGCGCCAAGATCTGGATCCGGGTGGCCGGCTTCTCCATCCAGCCCGGCGAGTTCGCCAAGATCTGCCTGATCGTCTTCTTCGCCGCCTACCTCGTGGACAAGCGCGACGTCCTCGCGCTGGCCAGCCGCCGGGTGGCCGGCCTCGAGCTCCCGCGCGGCCGTGACCTCGGGCCGGTCCTGGTCGCCTGGATCCTGTCCATCCTGGTGCTGGTCTTCGAGCGCGACCTCGGCAGCTCGCTGCTGCTGTTCGGGATCTTCGTCGTGATGCTCTACGTCGCCACCGAACGGTCCAGCTGGCTGCTCATCGGCGTCGGGCTGTTCGCCGGCGGCGCGTTCATCGCCTACAACGTCTTCGCGCACGTCCAGGCTCGCGTCGACACCTGGCTCGACCCCTTCGCCTACCAGGACGGGGCGGGCTACCAGCTGGTCCAGTCACTGTTCGGCCTCGGCACCGGAGGCATCTTCGGGGCCGGCCTCGGTGGCGGGCGACCCGACCAGGTGCCGGTGGCGAAGAGCGACTTCATCGCCTCGGCGGTCGGCGAGGAGCTCGGGCTCTTCGGCCTGGTCGCGGTGATCGTCGTCTACCTGATCCTCGTCGAGCGCGGCCTGCGGACGTCGCTGGTCGTGCGGGACGCCTTCGGCAAGCTGCTGGCCGCGGGCCTGGCCTTCGCCGTCGCGTGGCAGGTGTTCGTCGTCCTCGGCGGCGTCACCGGCCTGCTACCGCTCACCGGCCTGACGACGCCGTTCCTGGCCTACGGCGGGTCGTCGCTGGTGGCCAACTTCGTGCTGGTCGCCCTGCTGGTCCGGATCAGCGATGCCGCCCGTCGCCCCGCCACGCCGCAGGCGGCCCCTCCGGTGCGCCTCGGTGACGCGCCCACCGAGGTCGTGACGCCGTGA